Part of the Sphingobacterium sp. LZ7M1 genome, TTCATCGTGATCTACAGGTAGTGGTCTACCGGTAGCTACGGCGCAGAATGAACACGATCGCGTGCAGATATTTCCTAGGATCATAAAGGTAGCAGTACCTGCTCCCCAACATTCACCCATGTTAGGACAATTTCCACTTTCGCAAATGGTATGCAGCTTATGTTCATCAACCAAACTTCTTACATGTCGGTATTCTTTTCCAACAGGTAGCTTTACGCGCAACCAATCTGGTTTACGTTGAGTCTGGTTTACAGGAATTACAGGAAGTTCAATCATGCAACAAAGTTAATGATATTTACAGTATTTATGTTAAACGAATGTTAGGATAATCTCATAAAAACCATGTCTCTACTTTTATTGTTATCTAAATATTATTTTTTTAGGATATTTGCTAAAAATCAAACCCCTATTCTCCAATATGGTTCATCATCTGCGTAAATTACTCTTTTTGACCTGTTTGTTGCCCTTATGGCTATCTGCCCAAGAACAGGAAATTGCCATAATTCCTCGACCTGTCAAAGTGGTCTCCCAAGAAGGAAATTTCAACCTCGACCACAAACTAGATCTCTACTATACCGAGGAGTTTTCCCAGGTTGCAGATCTGGTCAATGAGATACCAGGCATTCATATTGGAAATTCAGAGTTAGTTAAAAAGATCAAAAAACAGCATAATTCGGGAATTCGCCTGTTTAAGGCGGAAGAATATGACCGTGTTGACCCAAACGGCTACCTCATTGAGGTGGATGAACAGGGTATCCTCATTAAGGCGCATTCCGCTCAAGCGATGATCCCGGGAATCTATAGTCTGGTGCAATTGAGCTATCTGAACGACAGTAAGTCCTTGCCATTTGTACGCATCGAGGATAAGCCAAGGTTTCCCTATAGAGGGATGCACTTGGATGTTTCCCGGAATTTTATGCCCTTTAATTTCCTAAAGAAATACATTGACCTATTGGCGCTTTATAAATTCAATTACTTCCATTGGCACCTAACAGATGGGGCTGGATGGAGATTGGAGATCAAGCAGTACCCAGAATTGACGAAGAAGGCCGCTTGGAGGACGCATACGCTGTGGAAAGATTGGTGGAACAATGGTCGACAATATGTAGACGAAGGTACCCCAAATGCCAGTGGAGGATATTATACGCAAGACCAAGCAAGGGAACTGGTAGCCTATGCCGCTAAGCGGGGCATTACCATTATTCCAGAGATTGAAATGCCAGGACATTCCGAAGAGGTATTAGCCGTTTACCCTGAACTATCCTGTACAGGCCAACCTTATACCCAAGGTGAGTTCTGTTTAGGCAATGAGGACAGCTATAAATTCCTAAAGAATGTTTTGGATGAGGTAATGACCATCTTCCCTTCCCCGTATATCCATATCGGAGGCGATGAGGCTGATAAATCCCATTGGAAAAATTGTCCGAAATGCCAAGCCTTGATGAAGAAGGATAGCCTGAAGTCGGAAGATGAACTACAGTCCTATGCCATCAAGCAAATGGATGAGTACCTGCAATCCAAAGGCAGAAAGCTGATAGGCTGGGATGAGATATTAGAAGGAGGATTGACAGCGGGAGCCACCGTGATGAGCTGGAGAGGTGAAGAAGGCGGGATTAAATCAGCGAATGCTGGGCATGATGTCATCATGACGCCTGGGGCATATTTATATTTTGATGGTTACCAAACCGATCCTAGGACACAGCCTGAAGCCTTGGGTGGATTTTTGCCATTGGAAAAGGTCTATAGCTACAACCCTATCCCGGAAGGGATCCAAGATGATAAGAAAAAGCATATTCTAGGTGCACAAGCGAATGTATGGACGGAACACATCCCAACCTACCAACATGTGGAATACATGGCATTCCCAAGGGCATTAGCGCTATCGGAAGTGGTATGGACCGATAAGGAAAGTAAGTCCTGGCCTGATTTCCAAAAGAGACTGCAACAGCAATATAAGATATTACAGAAATTGGAGGTGAACTATTACCGTCCATCCTATAATGTGATCAATAAGGTAGAATTTGATTCTGTTCATGTCAGGAACACCGTTAGTTTGTCTTCGGAGCAGTTTAAACCAAACATCCGCTATACGATAGATGGGACGGAACCGAGCAAATCATCGACCTTGTACAATCTTCCGATCGAGCTATCGAAATCGGCGGTAATCAAGGCTGCATCCTTTTTGGATTCCGCTAGGGTCAGTCCGGTGGAGACCATAGAACTGGATATACATAAGGCCATTGGAAAAGAAGTGATCTATAAAACGGCTTGGGAAGGATATCCTGCACAGGGCAACAGGACGCTGACCAACGGCATAAAAGGAACATTGACCTACCAGGATGGACAATGGCAGGGATTTACCAAAGGCGTAGATGTGATTGTGGATTTTGAGAGAAGAGAAGAGATAAAATCTGTGGCCTTAAATTTTATGCAAATCCCAGCACCGGGGGTATATTTTCCGGGAGAGTTTACGGTATTGGTTTCGGACAATGGAAAAAGTTACAGAGAATTGGGAACCGTAAAAAATCAGGTAAGCACGACAGACCCGGCATTGAAATTTCAGAAGTTTGAAATCAAGCTGGAAAAGCCGGTCATGGCACGATATATACAGATCAAGGCGACTAACCCGATGAAGGGTTATCTATTCGCCGATGAGATAGTCATTTATTAATGGAAAAAGGGAATTCAGATCATTGAGTTCCCTTTTTTATGGGCGAAACTTTTTCTGAGGATAAGCATAAAGGGTTTAATTGGAGGAAAACGTAATGAATTCCTTAAATAAGCAGCTAGGAAGGTTCAATTTTTTCGATGAAATAATTCGTTCATTATTAAAATAAAAATGTAACTTTGCACTCCGACAAAGCAGTCGGAAAAACACCTCCCATTAAGGCAATCTCTGTCTGCAAACGTCCACTTAATTATTTGTATTTAACAATTGAAATAAAAAATAATGCCTAGAAACACCTCCATCAATTCGGTATTAATCATTGGATCTGGACCTATTGTTATCGGACAAGCCTGTGAGTTTGACTATTCAGGATCACAAGCAGCATTGTCTCTGAAAGAAGAAGGAATCTCTGTATCCATCATTAATTCAAACCCAGCTACAATCATGACCGATAGTGTTGTAGCAGATCACGTTTATTTACTTCCATTAACTTGCGAAAGTATCGAGCAGATCCTTCAAGAACGCCAAATCGATGCTGTACTACCAACTATGGGTGGTCAGACCGCTTTGAACCTATGTATTGAAGCATCCAACCGTGGTATTTGGGACAAATACAATGTTAAAGTGATAGGAGTTGATGTAGCTGCTATCGAGAAAACTGAAAACCGTGAAGAATTCCGCCAATTGATGATCGACATCGGTGTTGGTGTTGCGAACTCTAAGATTGCGAACTCCTTCTTGGAAGGTAAAGAAGCTGCGCAGTTGATCGGATTCCCATTAGTAATTCGCCCTTCTTACACATTGGCTGGAACCGGAGGTGGTTTTGTGCACAAGAAAGAAGAATTTGACGCTGCCTTGAACAGAGGTCTGCATGCATCCCCTACCCATGAGGTATTGGTGGAGCAAGCAGTATTGGGTTGGAAAGAATTTGAATTGGAATTATTACGTGATACAAACGATAACGTAATCATCATCTGTACGATCGAAAACTTTGATCCTATGGGTATCCATACCGGAGACTCCATTACAGTGGCTCCAGGGATGACCCTTTCGGACAAATGTTACCAAGATATGCGTAATCAAGCAATTAAGATGATGCGCTCTATCGGTAACTTCGCCGGTGGTTGTAACGTTCAGTTCTCTGTAAACCCTGAGAACGAAGAGATCATTGCTATCGAGATCAACCCACGTGTTTCCCGTTCATCAGCATTGGCTTCTAAAGCTACAGGTTACCCTATCGCTAAGATCGCTGCGAAATTGGCAATCGGTTATAACTTGGACGAACTTCAGAACCAGATCACTAAAAATACTTCAGCATACTTCGAGCCTACATTGGACTATGTAATCGTTAAGGTTCCACGCTTTAACTTTGACAAGTTTAAAGGTGCCAACAAGGAATTGGGCTTACAGATGAAGGCTGTAGGTGAGGTTATGGCAATCGGCCGTACTTTCATCGAGGCACTTCAAAAAGCGGCTCAATCGCTTGAGACTGGCCGTGCAGGTTTAGGTGCTGATGGTCGCCAATCAAGAAATTTAGAGGAAATCATGCACAGCTTGGAGCATCCAAGTGCTGATCGCCTTTTCCATATCAAAGATGCTTTCGAATTAGGGGTTCCTTTGGAATCTGTTCGTAAAGCGACCTTAATTGACAAATGGTTCTTATTGCAAATTCAAGAGCTTGTTCAATTAGAAGGTGAATTGCGCAGATACCAATTGAACAATATCCCTCGCGATTTCTTCATGACCTTGAAACAAAAAGGTTATTCAGATATACAAATCGCTTGGTTACTAGGGAATACAACAGAAGACGAGGTTTATGCTCGCCGTAAAGAATTGGGTATCCGTCGCGTTTACAAAATGGTTGACACCTGTGCCGCGGAATTCCCTGCACAGACTCCATACTATTACTCTACTTTCGAAGACGAAAACGAGTCGACAGCATCTGACCGCAAAAAGATCATCGTATTAGGTTCAGGACCTAACCGTATCGGTCAAGGTATCGAGTTTGATTACTCATGTGTACACGGTCTATTGGCCGCTAAAGAATCTGGTTACGAAGCAATCATGGTTAACTGTAACCCTGAGACGGTTTCTACAGACTTTAACATGGCTGACAAACTCTACTTCGAGCCTGTATTCTGGGAACACGTTCGTGAAATCATCGAATTGGAGAAACCGGTTGGTGTAATCGTTCAGTTAGGTGGTCAAACTGCCTTGAAAATGGCTGAGCGCCTAGAAGCCGAAGGCGTAAAGATCATCGGAACAAACTTTGCAAACATGGACTTGGCTGAAGACCGTGGAAGTTTCTCGGATCTATTGAAAGATTTAGATATCCCTTATCCAAAATATGGTGTGGCAACTTCTGCAGAGGAAGCGATCAAGGTTGCGAATGAAGTCGGTTACCCAGTATTGGTTCGTCCTTCCTATGTACTAGGTGGACAAGGAATGAGCATCGTGATCAACGATGAAGACTTGGAGAAAGCAGTAGTGAACCTATTAAAAAATCTTCCAGGTAACCATATCCTAATTGACCACTTCTTGGATAGAGCTGAAGAAGCGGAATCAGATTCGATCTGTGACGGTGAAGATGTTCACATCATCGGAATGATGGAGCACATCGAGCCTGCAGGTATCCACTCTGGTGACTCATCAGCAGTATTGCCTCCATTTAGCTTATCAGAAAAGGTTCAGCAGAAAATGGAAGAATATACCATCAAATTAGCGAAAGCATTGAATGTGATCGGTCTATTGAACATCCAATTCGCCATCAAAGATGAGAATGTATTTGTAATCGAGGCAAACCCTCGTGCATCACGTACAGTTCCATTTATCGCGAAAGCTTATGATGTACCTTACATCAATATCGCTACAAAGGTGATGTTGGGCGAGAACAAGTTGAAAGACTTCACGATCGAGCGCAAACTGAATGGATACGCCATCAAAGAGCCTGTATTCTCTTTCTCAAAATTCCCTGAGGTAGACAAGCAATTAGGCCCTGAGATGAAATCTACTGGTGAAGCAATCCGTTTTATCAAAGATCTTAACGATCCACATTTCAGAGAATTGTACAGCAAGAAATCAATGTTCTTGAATGCGCAGTAGCAGTACAGAGTACTAAGTACTAAGTATTTAGTATTTAGTATTTAGTATTTAGTATTTAGTATTTAGTATTTAGTATTTAGTATTTAGTATTTAGTATTTAGATATAAAAAATTCGAAAAGGTCTGAGAATAATTTCTCAGACCTTTTTTAATATTGAAGATGTCTAAATACTAAATACTTTCTACTAAATACTCTCTACTAAATAATACTCTTGACACACCTAAACCCTACATTATTTGTCGGCGAATTGATTTCTCCTTTTCCTCGACTTCCGGCTTTATAGCGCTCGCAATATTGGTCATTGCAAAGGAATGAGCCTCCACGTTGTACGCGTTTGATGGTTCCGGGTTCTTGGGGATCGTAGGAATCTGCTGGTCCTTTGGGGTTATCTTTAGGACTATGTTGGTAGTAATCTGGTCTGTAGAAGTCAGAACACCATTCCCAGACATTACCTTCCATATCGTAAAGGCCAAAGGCATTCGCTGGAAAGGACTTGACTGGTGCCGTAGTTTCGAATCCATCTTCTTTAGAGTTCTTGGTGGGGAATTCACCCTGGTAAATATTCGCTAGCCATTTGCCATCTTCCAACTTCTCAGACCCCCAATAGTAGGTTTCCGCTTGATGTTTACCTGCCTTGGCTGCATATTCCCATTCCGCTTCTGTTGGAAGTCGCTTTCCAGCCCATTTTGCATAGGCTTCTGCATCTTCGTAGGCAAGTTGCGTGACAGGATGGTTCTCCTTTCCTTTAATACTGCTCTTAGGTCCTTCAGGATGGCGCCAATTGGCATCGGGAACATATTCCCACCATTGCAGGTGGTCTTGCAAACCTTGGACTTGTTTTGGAGCCGAGAAGACTGCTGAGCCTGGCACCAATAAAGCTGGGTCTGCTCCAGAGAAATCTTTTGGATCTAATGGCCGCTCCGCTACCGTTACATATCCAGTGGCTTTCACAAATGCTTCAAACTGGGCATTGGTTACCTCATGCACGTCCATATAAAAGCTATTGACCGTAACTTGGTGCAAAGGTTGTGCATCCTGAAAGCTATTGCTTCCCATTTCAAAGGTTCCCCCTTCAATCAAGACCATTTCTGCTTTATCCTCCCCTAGGAGATTATTACCCACGGAATCCTTCTTTAGGTTTGCAAAACGGGAAGGAATGGATGAGGTATGACATACGGCAACCGAATCTGAAAAGACAACCTGTTCTTTATTCTTAGCACCAGATTGGCAAGCAGTGAACAATAAAAGGGAAATAGGAATAGATTTGAAAATGTTCATAGTATAGGATTGAAAGATCTCCTTTTACAAAGATAACAGAGTAATTGAAAAATGAAAACCAAGGACATTCGCTATGGAATCAGAAAGGAATCAAAAAAAGCTGCCTTTTGAGGCAGCTTTAATGAAAATATAGGATTTTTAACTATTTCACATTTAATTGAACATCCTTCGCGTTAACCTTTGGACGGATCTTGGTGTTACCACCACCGTTCAAGGTCATATCATGAGGTTTGTTTGTTTTCCAGTTACCTCTAGTGAAGTCAGGGATGTCCACTGTTCTGCTGTTTTTAGAAACAGATTCAACGCTTAATGGAACGATTGCACTCCATACGGCGCCATCATATACCGTTTGATCAAGAGGAAGACCATTACGCAGACAGTCGATCATTCTCCAGTCCATCATAAAGTCCATACCACCATGGCCACCAACTTCCTTAGCTTGTTCACCAATGAATTTCACTAATTCCGGAGTGTACTGATCGTATAGTTTTTTAAGTTCTTCTGGTTTTACGAAGCTATGTCCGAAAGCGATTCCTTCTTGAGGGTATTTCTGTGCAAAGCCTTTTGTACCACTCAATAAGTGAATACGAGAATAAGGACGAGGTGAAGTAACATCATGTTGAACCATTAATGTTTTACCTTTTTCAGTTTTGATCAAGGTCGTATCCATATTTCCTCTGTATTTCTTACCAACGAATTCTTGGAAGAAATCATCCTTTGCTGCTAATTCTCTAGCTCTGTCAGCCATCATAAAGTCATTTGACTGCATAGCAACGAGGTGGTTCAATTTATCGCCACAGTTGATGTTCATACATTGCGCGATTGGGCCAATACCGTGGGTTGGGTACAAGTTACCGTTCAATTTGATGTTCTCACGCAATCTCCACATGTTTTCATAACCTTTCTTATCGAAGTTCAAGTCCAATAAGTCATGGATATAAGCACCTTCAGCATGTACCAATTCGCCGAATAACCCTTGACGTACCATGTTCAAAGTCAACATTTCGAAGAAGTCATAACAACAGTTCTCCAACATCATACAATGTTTCTTGGTCGCTTCAGAAGTTTTTACAACTTCCCAGATTTCAGAGATCGTCAATCCCATTGGAACCTCTGTTGCAGCGTGTGCACCAGATTTCATTGCTTCAATAGCCATTGGAGCGTGGTATTCCCAAGGAGTTGTGATATATACAAGGTCTAGTTCTTCGTTTTTCAACATGGATTTCCAGCCATCTTCACCTGAATAGGCTTTAGCTTCCTTCAATCCTTTTTTAGTTAAGATAGTTTGAGCCTTGGTCACACGGTCTGCATGCTTATCACATAGTGCTACGATTTCTACACCTTCAATGTATGAAAGACGATCCACGGCGCCAGGACCACGCATACCCAAACCAATTACGGCTACTTTTACTTTATCTATTTTTGGAGCAGCAAATCCAGACATATTAAAGTTGGAGCTTGCAAACACCTCGTTTTGCAAAGAGGGCAATGTAATTGCTGCGCTGGACAACAAACCAGCCTTCTTTAAAAAATCTCTACGGGAGTTATTCATAGTATAAATTTATTATCAAACTAATTTACAAAATAAAGGGGGACATAGTCCCCCTATAAATCACCTATTTTAAAACAAACTAAACAGTCAAATTTTGATTTATCACAAATTAACGAATGGTATAATTTGGTTGAGGGGCTTGATTATCAAACCACTAATACAATGATAATATGATTTTTGATAAAACAAAAACAATTTGACCACGCAAACGTTTGTCCAATTTGCACAACCGTTTGCTTTCTGTCAAAATATTGAGACAAAAGACTATAGATTGATATTTCCGATCATCTCCTTCAGTGCAAGCTCTGAAAGCTTGGCCTGTAACCGAGAAGAATTGAACCTAGATACCGCATTGATAAAGTTTTCCTGTGCATCACGGAATTCTACGGCAGAGATGGTTCCTATCTTATATTTTTCTAAGGTAATATTGAGGTTCTGTCTGGCGATATCGGCGTTATTCTCCTCTAATCGTGCTAAAGACAGGTTTGTTTGATAAGATTCATATGCGGTGGACATGGCTGTCTTGATCAATAGATTCTGCTGATCGATCATCAATCCGGAGTTTTCCAATTGGATCTTGGCAACCCTTTCATTTCTACGTTGGTTAAATCCATCAAAAATATTGATCGAAGCTGTAACACCATAATTAAACCCACGGGAGTTCGAACTGGATACGAAACCTAAACTGGATTCAGATTCTGAAAAATTGTAACCTGTATTCAATCGTACAATGGGATATCGATTGCCCTTGACTCTCTTCACTTCCAATTCAGC contains:
- a CDS encoding family 20 glycosylhydrolase, with the protein product MVHHLRKLLFLTCLLPLWLSAQEQEIAIIPRPVKVVSQEGNFNLDHKLDLYYTEEFSQVADLVNEIPGIHIGNSELVKKIKKQHNSGIRLFKAEEYDRVDPNGYLIEVDEQGILIKAHSAQAMIPGIYSLVQLSYLNDSKSLPFVRIEDKPRFPYRGMHLDVSRNFMPFNFLKKYIDLLALYKFNYFHWHLTDGAGWRLEIKQYPELTKKAAWRTHTLWKDWWNNGRQYVDEGTPNASGGYYTQDQARELVAYAAKRGITIIPEIEMPGHSEEVLAVYPELSCTGQPYTQGEFCLGNEDSYKFLKNVLDEVMTIFPSPYIHIGGDEADKSHWKNCPKCQALMKKDSLKSEDELQSYAIKQMDEYLQSKGRKLIGWDEILEGGLTAGATVMSWRGEEGGIKSANAGHDVIMTPGAYLYFDGYQTDPRTQPEALGGFLPLEKVYSYNPIPEGIQDDKKKHILGAQANVWTEHIPTYQHVEYMAFPRALALSEVVWTDKESKSWPDFQKRLQQQYKILQKLEVNYYRPSYNVINKVEFDSVHVRNTVSLSSEQFKPNIRYTIDGTEPSKSSTLYNLPIELSKSAVIKAASFLDSARVSPVETIELDIHKAIGKEVIYKTAWEGYPAQGNRTLTNGIKGTLTYQDGQWQGFTKGVDVIVDFERREEIKSVALNFMQIPAPGVYFPGEFTVLVSDNGKSYRELGTVKNQVSTTDPALKFQKFEIKLEKPVMARYIQIKATNPMKGYLFADEIVIY
- the carB gene encoding carbamoyl-phosphate synthase large subunit; translated protein: MPRNTSINSVLIIGSGPIVIGQACEFDYSGSQAALSLKEEGISVSIINSNPATIMTDSVVADHVYLLPLTCESIEQILQERQIDAVLPTMGGQTALNLCIEASNRGIWDKYNVKVIGVDVAAIEKTENREEFRQLMIDIGVGVANSKIANSFLEGKEAAQLIGFPLVIRPSYTLAGTGGGFVHKKEEFDAALNRGLHASPTHEVLVEQAVLGWKEFELELLRDTNDNVIIICTIENFDPMGIHTGDSITVAPGMTLSDKCYQDMRNQAIKMMRSIGNFAGGCNVQFSVNPENEEIIAIEINPRVSRSSALASKATGYPIAKIAAKLAIGYNLDELQNQITKNTSAYFEPTLDYVIVKVPRFNFDKFKGANKELGLQMKAVGEVMAIGRTFIEALQKAAQSLETGRAGLGADGRQSRNLEEIMHSLEHPSADRLFHIKDAFELGVPLESVRKATLIDKWFLLQIQELVQLEGELRRYQLNNIPRDFFMTLKQKGYSDIQIAWLLGNTTEDEVYARRKELGIRRVYKMVDTCAAEFPAQTPYYYSTFEDENESTASDRKKIIVLGSGPNRIGQGIEFDYSCVHGLLAAKESGYEAIMVNCNPETVSTDFNMADKLYFEPVFWEHVREIIELEKPVGVIVQLGGQTALKMAERLEAEGVKIIGTNFANMDLAEDRGSFSDLLKDLDIPYPKYGVATSAEEAIKVANEVGYPVLVRPSYVLGGQGMSIVINDEDLEKAVVNLLKNLPGNHILIDHFLDRAEEAESDSICDGEDVHIIGMMEHIEPAGIHSGDSSAVLPPFSLSEKVQQKMEEYTIKLAKALNVIGLLNIQFAIKDENVFVIEANPRASRTVPFIAKAYDVPYINIATKVMLGENKLKDFTIERKLNGYAIKEPVFSFSKFPEVDKQLGPEMKSTGEAIRFIKDLNDPHFRELYSKKSMFLNAQ
- a CDS encoding formylglycine-generating enzyme family protein, coding for MNIFKSIPISLLLFTACQSGAKNKEQVVFSDSVAVCHTSSIPSRFANLKKDSVGNNLLGEDKAEMVLIEGGTFEMGSNSFQDAQPLHQVTVNSFYMDVHEVTNAQFEAFVKATGYVTVAERPLDPKDFSGADPALLVPGSAVFSAPKQVQGLQDHLQWWEYVPDANWRHPEGPKSSIKGKENHPVTQLAYEDAEAYAKWAGKRLPTEAEWEYAAKAGKHQAETYYWGSEKLEDGKWLANIYQGEFPTKNSKEDGFETTAPVKSFPANAFGLYDMEGNVWEWCSDFYRPDYYQHSPKDNPKGPADSYDPQEPGTIKRVQRGGSFLCNDQYCERYKAGSRGKGEINSPTNNVGFRCVKSII
- a CDS encoding Gfo/Idh/MocA family protein, producing the protein MNNSRRDFLKKAGLLSSAAITLPSLQNEVFASSNFNMSGFAAPKIDKVKVAVIGLGMRGPGAVDRLSYIEGVEIVALCDKHADRVTKAQTILTKKGLKEAKAYSGEDGWKSMLKNEELDLVYITTPWEYHAPMAIEAMKSGAHAATEVPMGLTISEIWEVVKTSEATKKHCMMLENCCYDFFEMLTLNMVRQGLFGELVHAEGAYIHDLLDLNFDKKGYENMWRLRENIKLNGNLYPTHGIGPIAQCMNINCGDKLNHLVAMQSNDFMMADRARELAAKDDFFQEFVGKKYRGNMDTTLIKTEKGKTLMVQHDVTSPRPYSRIHLLSGTKGFAQKYPQEGIAFGHSFVKPEELKKLYDQYTPELVKFIGEQAKEVGGHGGMDFMMDWRMIDCLRNGLPLDQTVYDGAVWSAIVPLSVESVSKNSRTVDIPDFTRGNWKTNKPHDMTLNGGGNTKIRPKVNAKDVQLNVK